A part of Flavobacteriaceae bacterium GSB9 genomic DNA contains:
- a CDS encoding TonB-dependent receptor → MCFKQIYLYIVFFICPLWVSFGQTIITGKVIDADTKIAIPNTLIINLKTKDSVISNQYGYFEINNTGSRFIFKKHGYLDKAIKITGNKVTLIALQITPSRLNEIVITSKTPHNIYRNTPATVNIITNAAIERSNTTNFNGTLNRVPGVFMQTGALNTNRITVRGIGSRNLYGTAKIRAYFKDIPLTNGSGETNIEDFELASISKMEIIKSAIATTYGAGLGGTITLFPTEASLNHTKINSGLTIGSFDLLKNTTKAHFGFKKNSMALVHSNTKSNGYRENNQYRRQTLTLNSNHFINLKSNLSLLASYVDLKAFIPSSINKTTYLNSPKSADTNWKDSKGHEDSNRGIFGASWNYSINHKTDVVSSIFTSFKKSYEPRPFNILEEKTLAYGLRSRLSGHTKIFSNTLNYTFGGELFKDVYRYKTYENLYKDYPQGTGSVAGNQISNFKEKRRYYNIFAETDYDILEKTTLSVGLNINNTNYTLYDQFPTSSTNPDQSGEHHFKTLFSPKFGISHLISKTATIYANISHGFSPITLNETLLPNGQINKKIKPETGWNFEVGSRGATLKNRLAYSISFYRLNIKNLLVSRRTAEDQFIGVNAGKTQHDGLESSLNYLINKNKKTVFNIFLNHSLNHYTFKEFIEEDQNYSGNDLTGVPSQVFNSGIDINSSYGFYGYINFQHVGKMPITDSNSLYSESYNLTNLKFGFKTNLNKNLKLNGFFGLNNIFDTHYASQILVNATSFGGAAPRYYYPGNPTNYYAGINVNYLF, encoded by the coding sequence ATGTGTTTTAAACAAATCTACTTATATATAGTGTTTTTTATATGCCCTTTATGGGTGTCTTTTGGACAAACAATTATAACAGGAAAAGTAATTGATGCCGACACGAAAATCGCCATCCCCAACACTTTAATTATTAACCTGAAAACAAAAGACAGCGTAATTTCAAACCAATACGGATACTTTGAAATAAATAATACTGGAAGTAGATTTATATTTAAAAAGCATGGCTATCTTGATAAAGCGATTAAAATCACAGGCAATAAAGTTACTCTTATAGCTTTACAAATAACCCCATCTAGACTCAATGAAATTGTAATCACCTCAAAAACACCTCACAACATCTACAGAAACACTCCTGCAACCGTTAACATTATAACTAATGCTGCCATCGAGCGTTCAAATACTACTAATTTTAATGGAACACTAAATAGAGTCCCGGGGGTTTTTATGCAAACTGGAGCCCTTAACACCAATAGGATAACCGTACGCGGAATAGGCTCTAGGAACCTTTATGGAACAGCTAAAATAAGAGCGTACTTTAAAGACATCCCTCTTACCAACGGTAGTGGTGAGACCAACATTGAAGACTTTGAACTGGCTTCAATTTCTAAAATGGAGATTATAAAAAGCGCTATTGCCACCACTTATGGTGCCGGTCTTGGGGGCACTATAACTCTGTTTCCTACAGAAGCCTCTTTGAACCATACCAAAATAAATTCAGGATTAACAATAGGTTCATTTGACTTATTAAAAAATACAACGAAAGCTCATTTTGGCTTTAAAAAAAATAGCATGGCCTTGGTTCACAGCAACACGAAAAGCAACGGCTACCGAGAGAACAACCAGTACAGGAGACAAACCCTTACCTTAAACTCTAATCATTTTATAAATTTAAAAAGCAACCTATCCTTATTGGCCAGTTATGTAGACTTAAAAGCATTCATACCAAGCTCGATTAACAAAACCACCTATCTCAACAGTCCAAAATCGGCGGATACAAACTGGAAAGACTCAAAAGGCCATGAAGATTCGAACAGAGGGATTTTTGGCGCTTCGTGGAATTATAGCATAAACCATAAAACGGACGTAGTTTCTAGCATTTTTACTTCATTCAAAAAATCTTACGAGCCTAGACCATTTAACATTTTAGAAGAAAAAACACTCGCCTATGGCTTAAGAAGTCGTCTATCTGGACACACTAAAATCTTCAGCAATACACTAAATTATACATTTGGCGGTGAATTGTTTAAAGATGTTTACCGCTACAAAACATACGAAAATTTATACAAGGACTACCCACAAGGTACTGGTAGTGTTGCAGGAAACCAGATTTCAAATTTCAAAGAGAAAAGACGCTATTACAACATTTTTGCAGAAACCGATTATGATATTCTGGAAAAAACAACATTATCTGTAGGCCTTAATATTAACAACACAAACTACACGCTTTACGACCAGTTTCCCACTTCAAGCACAAACCCCGACCAGTCAGGAGAGCACCATTTCAAAACCTTATTTTCACCCAAATTTGGTATTTCCCACCTTATTTCTAAAACAGCAACTATTTATGCTAACATCAGCCATGGTTTTTCTCCAATCACCTTAAACGAAACATTACTGCCAAATGGCCAAATCAATAAAAAAATAAAACCCGAAACAGGGTGGAATTTTGAAGTTGGCTCACGTGGTGCAACACTAAAAAATCGATTGGCATATAGCATTTCCTTTTATCGGTTAAACATAAAAAACCTACTAGTGTCGCGACGAACAGCTGAGGATCAATTTATTGGTGTTAACGCTGGAAAAACTCAACATGACGGACTAGAATCCTCACTAAACTACCTAATTAACAAAAACAAAAAAACGGTTTTCAATATATTTCTAAACCATAGCCTTAACCATTACACGTTTAAAGAGTTTATAGAAGAGGATCAAAATTATTCGGGTAACGACTTAACGGGTGTACCATCACAGGTTTTCAATAGTGGAATCGATATAAATTCTTCTTACGGGTTTTACGGCTATATAAACTTTCAACACGTTGGAAAAATGCCCATAACCGATAGCAACAGCCTATATTCTGAAAGCTATAACCTTACAAACCTCAAGTTTGGCTTCAAAACAAATCTTAATAAAAACTTAAAACTTAACGGTTTCTTTGGCTTAAACAATATATTTGATACGCACTATGCCTCGCAAATATTGGTTAACGCAACTAGTTTTGGTGGTGCAGCACCACGATACTACTATCCGGGAAATCCTACTAATTATTATGCGGGAATTAATGTAAATTACTTATTTTAA
- the uxuA gene encoding mannonate dehydratase, producing the protein MQETFRWFGVTDPVKLSHIKQAGAKGVVTALHHVANGEVWEIEEIQKVKDAIEAVGLQWTFIESIPIHENIKLRKGDYLKRIENYKQSLRNVAACGIKNVCYNFMPVLDWTRTQLFWKLQDGSTALRFDKVEMAVFEKFIMQREDVDQAYTPEILKQAEIRFSEMTSEEKQQLEDNVLKGLPGTVDDLTIPVFKEMIAQYDNLSHADLKANLSFFLNEVIPVCEEHAIVMAIHPDDPPMDIMGLPRIIKSEKDLDDLVNFIDSPSNGITFCTGSLGANGDNDLPKMIRKFADRIHFLHLRNVKREDDGSFFEDNHLEGSTDMYEVVKAVLEIEKQRGVQLPMRPDHGHQMLNDLEDNDAYAGYTAIGRLRGLAEIRGLALGISKS; encoded by the coding sequence ATGCAAGAAACATTCAGGTGGTTTGGTGTTACCGACCCAGTAAAATTGTCACATATTAAACAAGCGGGTGCTAAAGGGGTTGTTACGGCGTTGCACCATGTAGCCAATGGCGAGGTATGGGAAATTGAGGAAATACAAAAAGTTAAGGATGCCATTGAAGCTGTAGGTTTACAATGGACGTTTATTGAGAGTATTCCCATCCATGAGAATATCAAATTGCGTAAAGGTGATTATTTAAAGCGTATAGAAAATTATAAACAAAGTTTGCGAAATGTGGCGGCTTGCGGTATTAAAAACGTATGTTACAATTTTATGCCTGTATTGGATTGGACGCGCACACAACTCTTTTGGAAGCTGCAAGATGGTAGTACGGCATTGCGTTTCGATAAGGTTGAAATGGCTGTTTTTGAAAAATTTATTATGCAACGCGAAGATGTTGATCAAGCCTATACTCCAGAAATTTTAAAACAGGCTGAAATTCGTTTTTCTGAAATGACTTCCGAAGAAAAGCAACAGTTGGAAGATAATGTTTTAAAAGGCCTTCCAGGAACGGTTGATGATTTAACCATTCCAGTTTTTAAAGAGATGATTGCCCAATATGACAATTTATCGCACGCCGATTTAAAGGCTAACTTGTCCTTTTTTCTAAATGAAGTTATTCCCGTTTGTGAAGAACATGCTATTGTAATGGCCATTCATCCTGACGATCCGCCAATGGATATTATGGGCTTACCCCGGATAATAAAATCTGAAAAGGATTTAGATGATTTGGTGAATTTTATAGATAGCCCGTCCAACGGTATAACTTTTTGTACGGGTTCACTTGGTGCCAATGGAGATAACGACCTACCTAAAATGATAAGAAAGTTTGCTGACCGTATTCACTTTTTGCACCTTAGAAATGTTAAACGCGAAGACGACGGTAGCTTTTTTGAAGATAACCATTTGGAAGGCTCTACCGATATGTACGAAGTGGTAAAGGCCGTTTTGGAAATTGAAAAGCAACGCGGTGTACAGTTGCCTATGCGTCCAGATCATGGGCATCAAATGCTAAACGATTTAGAAGACAATGATGCTTATGCTGGCTATACAGCTATAGGGCGATTAAGAGGATTGGCTGAAATACGTGGATTAGCGCTTGGTATTTCCAAAAGTTAA
- a CDS encoding OmpH family outer membrane protein, which yields MQNNVLFLLTFVFMLSFSTIQAQRGVRIAYIDTEYILENVPEYQEATQQLNAKAQEWKNEIQKKLAIVDQKRTALNNEKALLTTELIEERQEDIEFEEAEILDYQQKRFGPNGDLFIQKKQLMQPIQDQIFAAVQDLAEGRKYDFIFDKSSDATMLFSAKRFDLSEQVLRSINRTAKRKQVQNRAERKAAEEEELIPEVNEELDAREKALEEKKQARAEAVEKRRQEILAAREAKKKEAQERREKILAEREKARQAKLEARQQTTSSSTKSEENEDESVSEGKTYDETKTEVETKTDNETKTQAELIEENRQRKLAEREARKKELEERKQRILEERQRRRDSIIDARKN from the coding sequence ATGCAAAACAACGTTCTTTTTTTACTGACATTCGTTTTTATGTTAAGTTTTTCTACCATTCAGGCTCAGCGCGGTGTTAGAATTGCTTATATAGACACCGAGTATATTTTAGAGAATGTTCCAGAATATCAAGAAGCCACGCAGCAATTGAACGCCAAAGCACAAGAGTGGAAAAATGAAATTCAGAAAAAATTAGCTATTGTAGACCAAAAACGAACCGCTCTAAATAACGAAAAGGCGCTTTTAACCACCGAACTTATTGAAGAACGCCAAGAGGATATTGAATTTGAAGAAGCTGAAATACTGGACTATCAACAAAAGCGATTTGGACCAAACGGTGATTTGTTTATTCAAAAAAAACAACTCATGCAGCCCATTCAAGATCAAATATTTGCAGCAGTTCAAGATTTGGCCGAAGGCAGAAAATATGATTTCATTTTTGATAAATCGTCTGACGCTACCATGCTTTTTTCAGCGAAACGATTCGATTTGAGCGAGCAGGTATTAAGAAGCATTAACCGAACAGCCAAACGTAAACAAGTGCAAAACAGAGCCGAGCGAAAGGCTGCTGAGGAAGAAGAACTCATCCCTGAGGTAAACGAAGAACTTGATGCAAGAGAAAAGGCTTTGGAGGAAAAGAAACAAGCCAGAGCTGAAGCTGTTGAAAAACGTCGCCAAGAAATACTTGCTGCTCGCGAAGCTAAGAAAAAAGAGGCCCAGGAACGTCGGGAAAAAATATTGGCCGAAAGGGAAAAAGCCAGACAGGCCAAGTTGGAAGCTAGACAGCAAACAACATCTTCATCAACAAAATCAGAAGAAAACGAAGATGAAAGTGTAAGCGAAGGAAAGACGTATGACGAAACCAAAACAGAAGTCGAGACCAAGACTGACAATGAAACAAAAACTCAAGCCGAACTTATAGAAGAAAATAGACAACGCAAATTGGCTGAAAGAGAAGCTAGAAAAAAAGAATTAGAAGAAAGAAAACAACGAATTTTAGAAGAAAGACAAAGACGAAGAGATAGCATAATTGATGCTAGGAAAAATTAA
- a CDS encoding OmpH family outer membrane protein, protein MKQLRTLLLATALCIITVSFAQAQKVAHINTQELIAAMPEAKAAQSEIETLGKTYQTDIQASISEYQNTVKQYEAEAGTKTDEENQKRGLELQEKQQRIQQFRADAQKDLAQKEAELFKPIQEKAMKAINEVAKEQGYEYVLDRATLIVADGKDILEDVKKKLGIQ, encoded by the coding sequence ATGAAACAATTAAGAACTCTATTATTAGCAACCGCTTTATGTATAATCACTGTTAGCTTTGCACAAGCGCAAAAGGTTGCCCATATAAACACCCAAGAGTTAATTGCGGCTATGCCAGAAGCTAAAGCGGCTCAATCTGAAATAGAAACTTTGGGCAAAACCTACCAAACCGACATTCAAGCTTCTATTTCAGAGTACCAAAACACTGTAAAACAATATGAAGCTGAAGCGGGTACTAAAACCGATGAAGAAAACCAAAAAAGAGGTTTAGAGTTGCAAGAAAAACAACAACGTATCCAACAGTTTAGAGCCGATGCGCAAAAAGATTTAGCTCAAAAAGAGGCCGAATTGTTTAAGCCTATCCAAGAAAAAGCGATGAAAGCCATCAATGAAGTGGCCAAAGAGCAAGGTTACGAGTATGTATTGGATAGAGCGACTCTAATTGTAGCTGACGGAAAAGACATTTTAGAAGATGTTAAAAAGAAATTAGGCATCCAATAA
- a CDS encoding D-2-hydroxyacid dehydrogenase produces the protein MRIVVLDGYTLNPGDLNWNGLKQFGNVTIFDRTPYIDSAIIENIGDAEIIFTNKTPINRAVIESAPNLKYIGVLATGFNIIDVAFAKKNNIIVTNVPDYSSTAVAQFTLALLLELCHHVGNHNQAVKKGDWIASKDFSFWNHPLIELSGKTLGLIGFGKIGKATAKIAQAFGLNIKVYNRTVYSEFENEHLEFVTLEELLKTSDIFSLHCPLTPETEGVINKDNIVKMKDGAMLINTSRGPLINEEDLANALNSGKLSAAAVDVISKEPMEANNPLLKAKNCIITPHIAWAPKEARMRLMQTTVGNLEAFINGNPKNVVNP, from the coding sequence ATGAGAATAGTTGTGTTAGATGGGTACACCCTAAACCCAGGCGATTTAAACTGGAATGGCTTAAAGCAATTTGGAAATGTAACCATTTTTGACCGAACACCTTACATTGACAGTGCTATTATTGAAAATATTGGTGACGCCGAAATAATTTTCACGAACAAAACACCAATTAACCGTGCAGTTATTGAAAGTGCCCCTAACTTAAAATACATTGGTGTGTTGGCTACTGGCTTTAATATTATTGATGTTGCGTTTGCTAAAAAAAACAACATAATTGTTACCAACGTGCCCGATTACAGTTCAACTGCTGTGGCCCAATTTACTTTGGCTCTACTGTTAGAGCTATGCCACCACGTGGGCAATCACAACCAGGCTGTAAAGAAAGGTGATTGGATAGCCAGTAAAGATTTTTCGTTTTGGAATCACCCATTAATAGAGCTGTCTGGCAAAACCTTAGGGCTTATAGGTTTTGGTAAAATTGGAAAAGCCACGGCTAAAATTGCACAAGCTTTCGGGTTAAACATTAAAGTTTATAATCGTACAGTTTATAGTGAGTTTGAAAATGAGCATTTAGAATTTGTTACGCTAGAAGAATTACTTAAAACTTCGGACATCTTTAGCCTCCATTGTCCATTGACACCCGAAACCGAGGGTGTCATCAACAAAGATAATATTGTAAAAATGAAAGACGGTGCTATGCTCATCAACACCTCTCGGGGTCCGTTGATAAATGAAGAAGATTTGGCAAACGCTCTCAACAGTGGAAAACTGTCTGCCGCAGCCGTTGATGTGATTTCAAAAGAACCTATGGAAGCTAATAATCCATTGTTAAAAGCCAAAAACTGTATTATCACTCCGCACATTGCATGGGCTCCCAAAGAAGCCCGTATGCGACTAATGCAAACTACTGTTGGAAATTTAGAAGCTTTTATAAACGGTAACCCAAAAAACGTAGTGAACCCATAA
- the trxB gene encoding thioredoxin-disulfide reductase, whose translation MAEEIERVKCLIIGSGPAGYTAAIYAARANMSPVLYQGAQPGGQLTTTNEVENFPGYPEGITGPEMMMQLQAQAERFETDVRNGWITKVDFSGEVHKVWVNDEKEIHADTIIISTGASAKYLGLESEQKYLNLGGGVSACAVCDGFFYRNQEVVIVGAGDSACEEAHYLSKLCKKVTMLVRRDEFRASKIMEARVRNTENIEILFNTETDEVLGDGQVVTGVRVFNNKTDEKHEIPATGFFVAIGHKPNTDIFKDYLELDETGYIINKPGTSKTNVEGVFVSGDAADHVYRQAVTAAGTGCMAALDAERYLAAKDSSFEVSTSTYN comes from the coding sequence ATGGCAGAGGAAATAGAAAGAGTGAAATGTTTGATTATTGGGTCTGGACCAGCTGGTTATACAGCGGCAATTTATGCAGCAAGAGCTAACATGAGCCCAGTATTGTACCAAGGTGCGCAACCTGGTGGGCAGTTAACCACAACTAACGAAGTGGAGAATTTTCCTGGGTATCCTGAAGGCATTACAGGGCCAGAAATGATGATGCAGCTCCAGGCACAGGCAGAACGTTTTGAAACAGATGTGCGCAATGGTTGGATAACTAAAGTAGATTTTTCTGGTGAAGTCCACAAAGTTTGGGTTAACGATGAAAAAGAAATCCATGCAGATACCATAATAATATCTACTGGTGCCTCGGCAAAGTATTTAGGGTTGGAATCTGAACAAAAATATTTAAATCTAGGAGGTGGTGTTTCAGCATGTGCTGTTTGTGACGGCTTTTTCTACAGAAACCAAGAAGTGGTTATTGTTGGTGCTGGTGATTCAGCTTGCGAAGAGGCGCACTACTTATCCAAACTTTGTAAAAAGGTTACCATGTTGGTAAGACGAGATGAGTTTAGAGCGTCTAAAATCATGGAAGCCCGCGTTAGAAATACTGAAAACATTGAAATCTTGTTCAATACAGAAACCGATGAGGTTTTAGGAGATGGTCAAGTGGTTACCGGTGTTCGTGTATTTAATAATAAAACGGATGAAAAACATGAAATTCCTGCAACAGGATTTTTCGTGGCTATTGGACATAAGCCAAACACCGATATTTTTAAAGATTATTTAGAGTTGGACGAAACAGGGTACATCATCAATAAACCAGGGACATCAAAAACCAATGTTGAAGGGGTTTTTGTTTCCGGCGATGCAGCAGACCACGTTTACCGCCAAGCAGTTACTGCAGCTGGAACAGGTTGTATGGCAGCACTTGATGCTGAACGTTATTTGGCAGCCAAAGATTCAAGCTTTGAGGTTTCAACGTCTACGTATAACTAA
- a CDS encoding PQQ-dependent sugar dehydrogenase, whose protein sequence is MKNIHSFLALIFITISACAQQQESGVKAQNPQDLNYTTELVVPDLYIPWGMTFLPDGSMLITEKTGEIIHFKKGTKTNIEGVPEVYLRGQGGLLDIKVHPNYSENGWIYITYSSSEGSGEGGNTALMRAKLKDNILIEKQLLYKAEPNSKKGQHWGSRIAFDNDGYLYFSIGDRGNRDVNPQDITRDCGKIYRLNDDGSVPSNNPFVDSEGAKTAIFSYGHRNPQGMVKHPVTGAIWVNEHGPRGGDEINIVEKGKNYGWPVISYGINYSGTTFTDITEKEGMEQPLFYWAPSIAPSGMSIVSSENYPEWKGNALVGSLKFEYLERLVIENKKVTKREKLFEGIGRLRNVVEAPDGYIYIAVEGQGIFKIVPKK, encoded by the coding sequence ATGAAAAACATACATTCTTTTTTAGCCCTGATATTTATAACAATATCTGCATGTGCGCAGCAACAAGAATCCGGTGTAAAAGCGCAGAATCCACAAGATTTAAATTATACAACAGAATTAGTCGTTCCTGATTTATATATTCCTTGGGGCATGACTTTTTTACCCGACGGCAGTATGCTCATTACAGAGAAAACAGGCGAAATAATCCACTTTAAAAAAGGCACAAAAACAAATATTGAAGGGGTCCCTGAAGTTTATCTACGCGGGCAAGGTGGGCTACTGGATATTAAAGTCCATCCCAATTATTCAGAAAATGGATGGATATATATCACCTATAGTTCTTCCGAAGGCAGTGGCGAAGGAGGCAATACCGCATTAATGCGAGCCAAATTAAAAGACAACATACTCATTGAAAAGCAACTACTGTATAAGGCAGAGCCCAATTCTAAAAAAGGGCAACACTGGGGCTCACGTATAGCGTTTGACAATGATGGCTATTTATATTTTTCTATAGGCGATCGTGGCAATCGAGATGTAAACCCTCAGGACATTACCCGAGATTGCGGTAAAATATACCGTTTAAACGATGATGGCTCTGTTCCGTCCAACAACCCTTTTGTAGATTCAGAAGGTGCTAAAACGGCTATTTTCAGCTATGGCCACCGCAATCCGCAAGGTATGGTTAAACACCCGGTTACTGGAGCCATTTGGGTGAACGAACACGGCCCTCGCGGAGGTGACGAAATCAATATTGTTGAAAAAGGCAAAAACTATGGGTGGCCCGTTATCTCATACGGCATTAATTATAGCGGAACTACCTTTACAGATATCACCGAAAAAGAAGGCATGGAACAACCCTTGTTTTATTGGGCACCTTCAATTGCGCCCAGCGGTATGTCGATTGTCTCTTCTGAAAACTATCCAGAATGGAAAGGTAATGCACTAGTTGGGTCCTTAAAATTTGAATATTTAGAACGCTTGGTTATAGAAAACAAAAAAGTAACAAAGCGTGAAAAACTATTTGAAGGTATTGGCCGCTTAAGAAATGTTGTTGAAGCTCCTGACGGCTACATTTATATCGCCGTTGAAGGTCAAGGTATTTTTAAAATTGTTCCGAAAAAATAA
- the murI gene encoding glutamate racemase, translating into MSKQPIGIFDSGVGGTSIWKEIHALLPQENTIYLADSINAPYGPKGKKVITDLSVKNTEYLIKNNCKLIVVACNTATTNAIDFLRGHYNVPFIGIEPAIKPAALQTKTSVVGILATEGTLSSELFHKTSNLFAKNIRVIERIGNGIVELIESGKLHSEEMKSLLKIYLKPMIDTNIDYLVLGCTHYAYLIPILVDLLPNNVKIIDSGTAVARQTKAVLERHNLLNTESKKGALQFLTNGRPEVMAALLCDKYNVEHLDF; encoded by the coding sequence ATGAGCAAGCAACCTATTGGCATTTTTGATTCGGGTGTTGGTGGCACTTCCATTTGGAAAGAAATCCATGCGTTACTGCCCCAAGAAAACACCATTTATCTGGCCGATAGCATAAATGCCCCCTACGGCCCCAAAGGCAAAAAGGTAATTACAGACCTTAGTGTAAAAAACACCGAGTACTTAATAAAAAATAACTGCAAACTCATTGTAGTAGCGTGCAATACAGCCACAACCAATGCTATCGATTTTTTAAGGGGCCATTATAATGTTCCGTTTATCGGTATAGAGCCCGCAATAAAACCTGCTGCCCTACAAACAAAAACCAGTGTTGTGGGTATTTTGGCAACCGAAGGCACGTTAAGCAGCGAATTGTTTCACAAAACCTCGAATCTGTTTGCTAAAAACATAAGGGTAATTGAACGCATTGGTAATGGCATTGTTGAACTCATAGAAAGTGGGAAACTGCATTCGGAAGAAATGAAATCGCTTTTAAAAATCTACCTAAAACCAATGATTGACACCAACATCGATTACTTAGTTTTGGGTTGCACGCACTATGCTTATTTAATTCCTATTTTGGTTGATCTCTTACCCAACAACGTAAAAATAATAGACTCTGGAACCGCCGTTGCAAGACAGACAAAAGCTGTTTTAGAAAGACATAACTTACTTAACACAGAATCTAAAAAAGGTGCGTTACAGTTTTTAACCAACGGAAGACCAGAAGTTATGGCTGCATTACTTTGCGATAAATACAACGTTGAACACCTCGACTTTTAA
- the udk gene encoding uridine kinase: MLIIGIAGGTGCGKTTVVNQILNELPEGEVGILSQDSYYKDTSHLSYDERVKINFDHPRSIDFDLLANHLKELKLNKPIYQPVYSFVKHNRTGDTILTHPRKVMIVEGILILTNPELRDMFDIKIFVHADTDERLIRRLKRDISERGRDLNEVLTRYQTTLKPMHDQFIEPMKEYADIIIPNNKYNTVAIDIVRTIITQKLL; the protein is encoded by the coding sequence ATGTTAATAATAGGCATTGCAGGTGGTACGGGTTGCGGAAAGACAACCGTTGTCAATCAAATATTAAATGAACTTCCAGAGGGTGAAGTTGGCATCCTATCACAGGATTCCTATTATAAAGACACCTCACATTTAAGCTACGACGAACGTGTAAAAATTAATTTTGACCACCCCAGGTCTATCGATTTTGACCTTCTGGCCAATCATTTAAAAGAGCTAAAACTCAATAAACCCATATATCAACCGGTATATTCGTTTGTTAAACACAACAGAACTGGCGATACGATTTTAACCCACCCCAGAAAGGTTATGATTGTTGAGGGTATTTTAATTCTTACCAACCCTGAATTGCGGGATATGTTCGATATAAAAATATTTGTGCATGCCGACACAGACGAACGATTAATTAGACGTTTAAAACGCGATATATCAGAACGTGGCAGAGATTTAAACGAAGTGCTGACCCGTTACCAAACTACTCTAAAACCTATGCACGATCAATTTATTGAACCCATGAAGGAGTATGCCGATATTATTATTCCTAACAACAAATACAACACAGTCGCCATCGATATTGTTAGAACCATAATAACCCAAAAGCTACTTTAA
- a CDS encoding cytochrome c has product MKLIMVICLAILSCISKNKTHKTTYKQTTPLEESIERGSEIYQDFCVSCHLPTGEGVRKTYPPLAKSDYLKNNRTASIKGIKYGQKGEIVVNGQKYNGFMPPMGLSDDEVADVMNYITNSWGNKNEEIITKEEVAKVKK; this is encoded by the coding sequence ATGAAATTAATAATGGTTATCTGTCTTGCAATTTTATCATGCATATCAAAAAACAAAACTCACAAAACCACATATAAGCAAACCACTCCTTTAGAAGAAAGCATTGAGCGAGGAAGCGAAATTTACCAAGATTTTTGTGTGAGTTGCCATCTTCCCACAGGAGAAGGCGTTAGAAAAACCTATCCACCACTGGCAAAATCTGACTATCTAAAAAACAATAGAACAGCCAGCATAAAAGGTATTAAATATGGGCAAAAAGGGGAAATTGTTGTTAATGGACAAAAATACAATGGGTTTATGCCGCCCATGGGATTAAGCGATGATGAAGTTGCCGATGTCATGAATTACATTACCAACAGCTGGGGCAATAAAAACGAGGAGATTATTACCAAGGAAGAAGTTGCAAAGGTTAAAAAATAA
- a CDS encoding SDR family oxidoreductase: MNLFDLKDKVALVTGGGGVLGGSMAEYLLLNGARVIILHYKEKTVDETVQRMASISNKVDGFVCNVVEEKSVQEASNAIIEKYGRIDILINAAGGNMPGATVGPDQSFFDMKMTDFKKVVDLNLFGSIIPSMVFGKEMAKQKQGIIINISSMASDRAITRVAGYSASKAAIDNYTKWLSVELALKYGDGLRVNAIAPGFFIGNQNRALLLNEDGSYTDRGNTIISNTPMKRFGEAEELHGALHFLCSEASKFVTGIVIPVDGGFSAFSGV, translated from the coding sequence ATGAATTTATTCGATTTAAAAGACAAAGTAGCATTGGTTACAGGTGGTGGCGGTGTGCTTGGTGGGAGTATGGCAGAATACCTGCTGTTAAATGGGGCTAGAGTTATAATTTTACATTATAAAGAGAAAACGGTTGATGAAACGGTTCAAAGAATGGCGTCAATCAGTAATAAGGTTGATGGTTTTGTTTGTAATGTGGTTGAAGAGAAAAGTGTACAGGAGGCATCAAACGCCATTATAGAAAAATACGGACGAATAGATATTTTAATTAATGCAGCAGGTGGCAACATGCCGGGGGCAACTGTTGGGCCAGACCAATCGTTTTTTGATATGAAAATGACCGATTTTAAAAAAGTGGTCGATTTAAATCTTTTTGGAAGTATCATCCCGTCAATGGTTTTCGGAAAAGAAATGGCTAAGCAAAAACAAGGTATTATCATCAATATCTCATCAATGGCTTCAGACAGAGCCATAACTAGGGTTGCAGGATATTCAGCTTCAAAAGCAGCTATAGATAACTATACGAAATGGCTTTCGGTGGAGTTAGCTTTAAAATATGGTGACGGCTTGCGAGTTAATGCCATAGCGCCTGGTTTTTTTATCGGAAACCAAAACAGGGCTTTATTGCTTAATGAAGATGGCAGTTATACCGATAGAGGAAATACCATTATTAGCAATACACCAATGAAACGATTTGGTGAGGCAGAAGAGCTACACGGGGCTTTACACTTTTTATGTAGCGAGGCTTCAAAATTTGTAACCGGAATTGTTATTCCTGTTGATGGTGGGTTCAGTGCGTTCAGTGGTGTTTAA